The Calditrichia bacterium genomic sequence CCATAACTCAAATTGCGTTAGGCGCGGCTGTCGGCGAAGCCGTTTTGGGCAAAAAAGTTGGCAATAAAGCCATGCTGTGGGGTGCCGTTGGCGGCACTATTCCCGATCTGGATGTGTTGGCAAACCCGTTTATTTCGGGTGTTGCACAGTTGGGTTTTCACCGGGGATTTTCCCATTCATTTGTATTCGCGATACTGTTTGCGCCAGTGTTCGGTTGGCTCATTTATAAATATTATCGCGGTGCCGGTGCTCGCTGGCGTGATTGGAGTTGGCTGGCATTCTGGAGCATTGTAACGCATCCGATTCTCGATTGGTTTACGATGTACGGCACGCAATTGCTCCAGCCATTCAGCGATTATCCGGCGGCAATCGGCTCCATTTTTATCATCGATCCGGTGTACACCATACCATTGATTATCGCAGCATTCTGGATTCGGCGCTTGCCAAATGACGCAAAATTGCGACGAAAAATAAATATCGCATCTCTCGCATTTACAACAGGTTATCTGCTGTTGGGAGTTGCCATTAAGTTTCATGTGGAGGCAACATTTGCCGATTCGCTGAAAGCGCAAAATATTAAATATGAACGCATTTTTAGCAACCCGACACCATTCAATATCATTTTGTGGATGGCCATTGCGGATGACGGGAATGGCCAGTGGGTCGGTTTGTACTCGCTGCTGGATGATGACGACAACATCCGTTTTCAATATGTGCCGAAAAATGAGGCGCAAATTTCAGCCGCAATAGATCAGCCTGCGCTCCAAAAATTACTCTGGTTTTCGCGGGGATTTTACACGATAACCCAAAGCGATAACACATTGTATTTTAACGATATACGGTTTGGCAGATCAGATATGTGGCTGGATGATAAAGGCAGCTATATTTTCAGCTTCCGGCTGATTGAAGATTCGCAACCACCGGCAATGTACCGGGATATCGAACGGCAGACGCCCGGATTTGATGCTCGCGCTGAAAATTTCGCGCGGCTATTTAAACGCATTTCGGGCGATAAATCCGTGGAACAATCCAGCGCCGGGAAAATGTCGAGCAACACCAAAAATGATTAAATTAGGCTGCCGATTCCTCAACCAACGATTTCGAGCCGGTTCTGGCGACAACCATTTCCACCAGCAACAGCACAAATGCAGCGATCAACAAATATCGCCACAATTCCTGCCCGAAACGGCTGCTCTGCACTTGATCGGCGATCGGGGTGTCACTCGCCAGCAAACGACTGCCGGGGAACAGCGCCGGCAATTCATCGCTAAAATAGCGGGCATCGGATTCCGCCGGCCACGGATTGACGGACAGCGCAGCGATTTGCCGGTCGTTGTGTTGCAGCCGGTAATTGCCGGGCAGCGCAGTTTCGGCAAATTCGATGAGCACATTGGAGCCGCGAAATTCGGGTGTCAGCCGCACATCGGTTTCCTGCGACAGCGACATCCGGAATTCATACGGCGCTTCGAGGTTGGAAAACTGGCTCTGGTAAATTTCACCGGTGCGGATTTCCTGCCGGTCACTGATTTTACGCGTGCCCGCAAAATACACCAATCGATACAGCA encodes the following:
- a CDS encoding metal-dependent hydrolase — encoded protein: MAIDTITQIALGAAVGEAVLGKKVGNKAMLWGAVGGTIPDLDVLANPFISGVAQLGFHRGFSHSFVFAILFAPVFGWLIYKYYRGAGARWRDWSWLAFWSIVTHPILDWFTMYGTQLLQPFSDYPAAIGSIFIIDPVYTIPLIIAAFWIRRLPNDAKLRRKINIASLAFTTGYLLLGVAIKFHVEATFADSLKAQNIKYERIFSNPTPFNIILWMAIADDGNGQWVGLYSLLDDDDNIRFQYVPKNEAQISAAIDQPALQKLLWFSRGFYTITQSDNTLYFNDIRFGRSDMWLDDKGSYIFSFRLIEDSQPPAMYRDIERQTPGFDARAENFARLFKRISGDKSVEQSSAGKMSSNTKND